The sequence CTAAGAGCAAGAGATCTTCCCAGATTTGTTACTCTTGCAAACTTGCTGGTTTTAAATCTGGGTTGATCTCTTGCTCTTAGAGCCTATCTCCCCAACCCAACAGAACTTACACACCCTTAGTGCCAAGACCCGTGCCGACCCCTAATTGGACGGAACACCCATTCGAACGGCAAAGAGAGAAAAGAAAGAGACGAAGGAATTTTAGCGAGCCGAATGGGGggaggggttgggggcgagagcagcctcagaaagctgtgcattccgtcgccccccccagaccaaaatttgttcctgaaatttaaattcaaattagctcgctgcctcgtcccgggtggaacgagggatgagggcaactctttcaacagtttggaattggacacgacgcaattctttcagaaacgctcgccgcgaatgcgacgagctagttgttgtttcacaaccacggcttgacccacgagaggctcttcagcggaaggcagcaggcgcgcgcctcatctccCCGGTCGGaaaaaaatctggtaaatttgagtgtctggcgcaggcggacgtttgtcgtgcagttcagacacacttggcacaTTTCTTTTAGCCAGGTTTTGCGTGACGCCCGACGAATCTGGCGAAAATCTGGCGAGATAACTCATAGCTGTCTGGCGCAAAAACCAAtcggttcaatcggttgaaccgtgcacgaccggtttgtTGCATATTCGCCAGAATTCTGGCAACATTCTTGGGCCAGTCGGGGGGAAAATCTGCCAGACGTCTTGCGCAGCTAAGTGCAGCGCCCAAGACAAAACGCCCGCCAGGCGCCCCCCTTTTCCGTCTGGGTcgttgatgcctcgtcccgggtgggacgagggacggggagtgaggcaactccgaaccacggcaaccacgaaagatccaaacggtccggccatcgagaggcaactggctgacggtgacgtcgagaaggcgatgcgcgcttcttttccagttctggtccctctctcctgctgctgctgctctggtctctcctgctgctgctgctctgggctgagctttcctgctgctgctgctcctgctgctgctgctgctgctgctgccggtccgacgtctgagacgtgaatgatagaatgggctctggcgcgcgttcttatatagcctttcggcccgctacttcccctcctttttcgcgaccgacactcggtcgcgttgctcggatgattttcccctcaaaataggtacttgacattcccgtccgtgagtgggaagcgctcattttgcttgcaaaatctctgcattttgaaaacattttaaaacattcaattgtttcaatagttaaactattttgccaacaatgaaagttttatagcaaattgctgaataattttcgaatcgaatggaatataaatcgtgtcgattcgattagagggaaggaagatataagcgtttgacggatgacgcagttaaccagggccttcggcccgggttttttggaatgacaccccagtaccttcgacaaagacgtaagtctacgtcaaaaaaaatgtaaagaacGGAGATGGACGACTGAGGGAGGGGGGTGAAATATATAGGGAAATGCTCGGTGCACACTATTATCGATACATGATATCATCAAAGGTATAATTTATATGATCGTGGAGCAACCGTTTGGTGTTGAGCGCTGGACAGTgggaaaaattgatttgaattgaAGTATGAAAAAGAgacaattttgcatcatcagtctccataaaattttgtagGCTGGTCatgcaaaatgggtatgtatAAAATTCcctatcttgagaagggattttctgatttaattggtgtcttcggcaaagttgtaggctacAATTAGAAGTTTTCAGGGAAAGGAAGATTtacggaaaaaatatatttccattatttttatttcactttttattgcttaaagttaaattcccaaatatgttttaggggactataAAAGACATCTTCTGAGTAAAATCtatacaaaaaatcttcaaaaatatttttttaaagctaaatcgaatttgcaatcgaaacgaaccccacattttttgataaaatgtactgTTTTCGAGTAATAATTACTTTtagattagttttttttgcgtttaaaaatacttcaagaaagaaaacacacacacacattttttttaaagctgacaAAATTCCCTACTATATTCTCttcggaattttgaaaattgggcaATTAGATTCTGAGATACAacttcacaaagaattcgaatcgatgaaaatgattttttctgtgtCTAATaatagcctgtaattttcaactggagACTATTTGTCCGATatgcaatgtttaaaaattaaactttagtgaaattttctgatctttttaataaaaatattacaaaaaaatcatattttggcctaaactatgaaatgaggaaaattatctatttgtagaccttttcaaaagttaagcttgattttaaaattttgaaattatgtcgatattttccgaaaaaacacGATGACTCAGAAGATGTAACATTTcatagaatttcaaaaattaaaaaatacgtattttggaaatttaaaaagttaaataaaaaatcggattttttttgtgtactttttaattttgctgattttctagaaattcaataatatttgatgaaatttacaaaaataattgacatcgCATTGAAATACCGGGTTTCCCGTTTTGgctaattatgaaattattataaaaactctttcattttttttgtggtggCTCAGGTGAACAGTTGAATATTATTTGCCGTCAAGATAAGTGTAAATTTCCAaaacagtatcgaaaagtattacatTTCAATATaagcactgattttttttttcggtgctgTACATcgcaatttcacttaaattaatttttttataacaaatcactaatattcaaatgattttttaataaacttgcaCATGCTTAAAGATGATCACAAAGGCAGAAAAATGCATGCAGTTTCCATTAAAAATTTTcgaggaaaaaaatgtttgccctttatttttcgagccgatttcaatttaaatgatatttgGAAAACTTTAGAAAGAGGTGGAGGTGGCCAAATACGATATAAAATGTTATGATGATCTTATCTTTATTATCATTgaatttagcaaaatattttaaaaatattcaataaacatatttttcacattattttaaataaccATTTTAAATAACGAATCTGCCCACATTCCACGTGTCTCGTCGTCAATCCGAACCCTTTGGAATGTACCATCCATAAGTACTTGCAAAGAAGATTTgcgtcgtcctcgtcgtcgagAACAAAGGAAGGGAACCTGCAGGAGATCAACCCGGagatgatgctgctgctgctgctcgcagAAGTTCTGGTAGCGCAGAAATTAGAGGCAAAATGCGCCCGCTTTTGGTCAGTAAATAAGTCACGATTTCTTCATTctgcggcggcggtggcggctGCGATCGATCGATCGCGGCTTTTAATTCGTTTACGTGTTTTACCATGGCTGGAGAGAGAAGCTCGGGTTTTTTCCTGCATTATTCGTCCTGGAAAGAGTGACCTGCCGGGCGAAATTTGCGTTCGtggttattttttgcgaaaacaatGGAACATGATGGGtttgaaatgataaaaagttaacaTTCCTGCGAAAGTGACTATCGCCGTGCATCTGTCCCAAAATGTGATAAAATCTAGCTTCGTTAACCgacaatttaaaattatgttttcaagaatttcgagaaaaaaataattgaatttctcTCATTACAGACACTATCAGCGCCATGGAGACTCCGAGAAAAAGTACAAGTGTAATTTCGCCAGTTGTGACTTTGCGACGCGCGTTCCCGGACATTTGAAAAGACATCTTTTGGTGCACAGTGGAACCAAACCGTACTCCTGCCCACATTGTGATTACAGCTGCAACAACATTGTAAGCATAATTCTGTTGAATTAGTGTATTTAAACTAATGTTTGATATAATTACAGGAAAATCTCCGCAAACACGTTATTTCGACTTCCAAGCATAAAGGAAAGTACTTGTACGAGTGCAAGTTCTGCTCGTTACACGATGAACAGGGCTCGAACGTGTTCAAATCGAACTTTAGCAAAGACTACAAAGATCATTTGATGGGAGTGCATAAATTCACCTCGGAAAAGGCAACCCAGGTGGCGCGAATTTAATCGGTGAAACAAAAGAACTGTTACATGTTTCAGCTTAATAAATACAATTGCGAaaacaagcaaacaattttattaaatgatgacatttccaaaatccaaaacaatatatttcaaaatatttagaatctacagaacaaattgaaaaaaaaaataccaaccgAAACAACCAAACCTCAACAATTGAAACtattattttctgaaattcCTCATaccttattttattttgaaatttgtaaacgtTACGCCCTAaccaaaaataatgattttctaAGTTCAAtgtcccacttttcatacgaatttttcagttcaacccatgtaacaatttttatggttgtagtacctgaactcaaaaaatcgtataaaaaagtgggatattgaactcagaaaatcatggtttttggtaag comes from Culex pipiens pallens isolate TS unplaced genomic scaffold, TS_CPP_V2 Cpp_Un0145, whole genome shotgun sequence and encodes:
- the LOC128093796 gene encoding zinc finger protein 513-like, whose protein sequence is MEHDGHYQRHGDSEKKYKCNFASCDFATRVPGHLKRHLLVHSGTKPYSCPHCDYSCNNIENLRKHVISTSKHKGKYLYECKFCSLHDEQGSNVFKSNFSKDYKDHLMGVHKFTSEKATQVARI